ATTTCCCGGCTAAAATTAGCCGCAAATATGGATATCACCGAGCGGCGACTGGCACAAGATGGTCATATCAATAACCAGACACTACAGAATCGTCGTGATATTCGTGTGGGATCTGGTCCTACAATTCATGGCGAACGACTTGTGCTGAGACTTATGCCTGATCATAAACGCTTTACCCATTTCAGTGAACTGGGCCTCAGCGAAAGACAGATAAACGAGATCACAAATTATTGCCAGGCTCCGTATGGGATGATTCTGAGTGTAGGCCCGGTTGGTTCGGGTAAAAGTACCACTATTTATAGTTGCCTGGACCATCTCAATCAGCCCGAGATGAGTCTGGCAACCATTGAAGATCCTGTGGAACGTCGGATTGAAGGCGTGAACCAGATTCAGATTGACCCGAAAATCGGTTTCAGTTTCGCTGAAGCATTACGAGGCGTGCTCCGCCAGGACCCTAATGTGATCATGGTCGGCGAAATTCGTGACTCTGAAACTGCGCATATCGCTGTGAGAGCAGGTCTGACCGGTATTCGTGTACTTTCCACTTTGCATTCTAATGATGCGGTCGCCGCCATAGATGTATTCCGAGAGTTTGGAATTCCTTCCATGTTTATCACTGATAGTCTGCAAGGGATTATTTCACAACGACTGGTGAGATGCATTTGTGAAAAATGTCGAACTCCCTATGAGCCTGATTCCGGTGCCTGTGAATACCTGGGAATTAATCCTGATCAAATGTCTGATTCAAAAATAGCCAAGGGTTCTGGTTGTGAACATTGTTTCCAAACAGGTTACCTTGGCCGAACTGGGATATTTGAAACACTGGGGATCCGGGGAGAGTTAAGAGACGCAATTCTCCGCGGAATGACACAATCGGAGATCCTGAAACTGGCTTCTGAACGTGGCATGACCACCATGGAAGGATCCGGGAAAGCCAAAGTGCTCGATGGAATTACCACCGTTCAGGAATTACACCGTGTTCTTGTTTGAACAAACACATTAATTCGAACTACTTTCACATCCAGAATGCAGGCCGCAGACCATCTTTGTACACTACCTCTCACAGAATTGATAAAAGTCATTCCTCATATGAGAACCTGGTGTTCTCAGGAAAAAAGCATTCAATTCTGGTAGATCTGTTATATAATTATCCGTAATTGACAGTAATGGGTTATCATCCTGTATAACCTTTTGGGCCGTCCTTATCCAATTAATATTATGAGGAAGGATTGCCACATGAATTTGAACCAAAGAGAGCCGACTGGTATCAACGGCACAGGTGATGCCACGCTCGGCTGTTCCCAATCAGCGACGATTCCCATGTCGAACCAATCGAGGTCCGCTACGCGTTTTAGTTCGGACTCATCAGCAATTCAGGCCCCTGATTTCAAGGAACGTCCGGTCTCCA
The sequence above is a segment of the Gimesia algae genome. Coding sequences within it:
- a CDS encoding GspE/PulE family protein; the protein is MSDSSAKPENKNEGRQQALQAELRELVDVVGPGPLVDLLMERAFQLQATDIHLDPLDDGLRLRLRVDGMLHDIIQLPKEAAASVISRLKLAANMDITERRLAQDGHINNQTLQNRRDIRVGSGPTIHGERLVLRLMPDHKRFTHFSELGLSERQINEITNYCQAPYGMILSVGPVGSGKSTTIYSCLDHLNQPEMSLATIEDPVERRIEGVNQIQIDPKIGFSFAEALRGVLRQDPNVIMVGEIRDSETAHIAVRAGLTGIRVLSTLHSNDAVAAIDVFREFGIPSMFITDSLQGIISQRLVRCICEKCRTPYEPDSGACEYLGINPDQMSDSKIAKGSGCEHCFQTGYLGRTGIFETLGIRGELRDAILRGMTQSEILKLASERGMTTMEGSGKAKVLDGITTVQELHRVLV